GGCGTCCACGTGCCAACGGCAGCCAAGCCAACGCCGCCACCACGGCCGGGACCGCCCAAAAGGCGAGGGCGCCGGTCCATTGCCCCAAGGCGCCCTCAAGCGGCACCGTCGTCCCAGCGGCGGTCGCTGCCCCGGCGCAGAGCGCCATGGTGTAAACACCCATCATCAAACTGATTTTCTGAGGGAAATCACGCTTCACCACAGCGGGCAAAAGCACGCCGATGATGCCGATCCCAGCACCTGCCAGCGTTGCCCCCGCGAGAAGCGCGGCGAAGTTGCCGACCCCGCGGAGGGCGACGCCACCTCCCAGAATCAACAGCATGATGAATATCATCCGTTCCGTACCGAAGCGCTGGGCCAGATGTGGAGCCACCACTCCAAAGAGGCCGAGGCACAGCACGGGTGAGGTGGTCAGCAGGCCTGCCTGCCCAGACGTCAGGCCGGCGTCGCGCACCACATCGCCCATGACCGGCGCAAGGCTCGACAGCGCCGGCCGCAGGTTCAGCGCCACCAGCACCAAGCTGACGGCGACCAGCAGCGGGTGATGCAGGGCTGAGTTCTTCGCCCGCGCGTCTTCCACCTCAGGGTTCTCAGTCCGAATGGCCGCCGGGCAGTTGTTAGAAGGGTCGGCGGAACGGCCGGCGGCGCTGTCGATGTTCATGAACGGCCTGGACAGTGTGGGTGGCAGGGCCAGGCAATCGACCATTGGTTGCTCGTACGGTCAAGCCGGTTCCGTCATCTCTGACCCCAGGCTTAGGCCATGGCCGTGGTCGAGTAGCTCAGCCATTCGGCATTCGCCCCCACAGATGCATATTTCAGCGGAAAGCACCCGTCCGTTTCCGTGAATTCGCCCACACGTAGGGGTGGTGTCGGGGGCCGAACCAGCCTTTGATATGTCCATGATCCTTCCTCGGCACAGGTCAAGGAGGATAGGGAAGCTTCGAGCGAGGTCGGACATGCGACGGATCGGAGAATTCCTTCGTCTGTGGGATGAGTTCGGTGCCAGCCAGCGGCAGATTGCCGACACCTGCCGGCTGCCGCGGAACACGGGGTTCCGTCAGGTTTCGCGCCAAGTCTGAGCTGACGACCCAGGGGTCGCTAGCTGACAGTAGGGACGGAGACCGATCCCGAGCGTCGCCAACGTCGGCGTGAACCCCAAGTGACCTTCCCCGGCAGAATGGACACCGGGTCAAGCGGCTCGAAACTCGGCCTGGTCCGGGGTGATGTCGCCGAGAGCCGAGTGCGGGTCGGTCCAAGATGCGTGTGGAAATAGGCTTCAAAGCCGCTGTCCGGAAGAGGCTCGGCCTGATGCCGTAAATTCCCTTTTCTTTTAATAGTTTGTAAAGCTACGGCTTGTGTCCGAGAAGGCTAACGTTTTTGGACGGTGATGCCTCTCCACGAGGAAACCGGACCTCGTTGCCCTTGGCATGGGCGGGAAATGGTGGAATCGGCACCGTCAAGTTCGGGCTGGCAGGGGCGCCTGGGTGACGGTATGGGGCCGGCATGACGACGCGCCCCGATGCGATGTACGCCGGCTACCGCTTCCCTGCCGAGGTGATCAGCTACGCGGTGTACCTGCACTTCCGCTTTCCGCTGAGCCTTTGGATGGTCGAGGAGATGGTGGGGCTGCGTGGTCTCACGATCAGCCATGAAACCGTGCGCCAATGGGGCCTGAAGTTCGGCCGAGAGATCGCCACCCGCATCCGGCAACGGCGCCTTGCGCGCGGCGACACGTGGCATTTGGATGAAGTCGTGATCAGCGTCGCCGGCAAGAAGCACGACCTGTGGCGGGCGCTCGACCAGGACGGCTTTGTTCTCGACGTGCTCGTGCAAAGCCGGCGCGACACGAAGGCGGCCAAGCGTCTGCTGGGCAAGCTGTTGAAGAGGCAGGGCCGGGCGCCGCGGGTGCTGATCACCGATAAGCTGAAGTGCTACGCAGCCTCCAAGAAGGCCCTGAAGCTGCGCAGCGAGCACCGCCAGCATAAGGGCCTCAATAGCCGGGCCGAGACCAGCCATCAGCCGACGCGCAGACGCGAGCGGCAGATGAAGCGCTTCAAGTCACCCCGGCAGGTGCAGCGATTCCTCTCCATTCACGACCCGATCAACAACCTCGTCCACCTCCGCCGCTACCGTCGCCCCGCTGCCGAGTACCGCACCGCCCGAGCCCAAGCCTTCGCCGCCTCGGCCGAGGTGGCCTGCGTGCCCCTGGCCGCGTAATCACTTTTGTCCACCGGGCATTCCTGGTCATACCGCGCCCGCCACCATCACCGGCGCCGACAAATTGACGGTGCCTTGCCGACCTGCTCGCTGTCGCCTGACCAACACGGAGCCGGAGGACGGGCTCTCTGCGCCCACTCGCTCACCTTGGCGCGAGACCTGATGGAACCGTCAATCCTGCTCCGTCGCGACGGTGAAGTTCGAGTCCTCGTGCCTCAACTCGTCCAGCAGGTCGTCGATGATGCGCAGCGCCTGTGACGTGGCGGCATTCATTTCGCTTCCGGTGGGATGAATGAGGAACAGCGTGCGCATCAGTGCCGGGTCGCAGATCGGCCGGATCACCAGGGTGCCCGTCTGGACGTCCTCCGCGACGGCACTGTGCGGCAGGATCGCGCAGGCCAGTCCACGCCGGACCATGTCCTTGATCGCCTGCATAGATTCCAGCGAGAAGGCGACGTTCGGCACCAGCCCGCGCGCGGTCATCGCGCCGGTGACCAGACGCCGGACCAGATCGCCCTCGTTCGGCATCGCCAGTTCGG
The Azospirillum sp. TSA2s DNA segment above includes these coding regions:
- a CDS encoding MFS transporter, whose amino-acid sequence is MNIDSAAGRSADPSNNCPAAIRTENPEVEDARAKNSALHHPLLVAVSLVLVALNLRPALSSLAPVMGDVVRDAGLTSGQAGLLTTSPVLCLGLFGVVAPHLAQRFGTERMIFIMLLILGGGVALRGVGNFAALLAGATLAGAGIGIIGVLLPAVVKRDFPQKISLMMGVYTMALCAGAATAAGTTVPLEGALGQWTGALAFWAVPAVVAALAWLPLARGRQSATGPGSPSVRGLWSNGLAWQITLFMGLQSALAYIVFGWMAPMLRDRGFDPTTAGLIVSGSIMVQVAAALVAPMLATRTPSQSLAAVSMLGCSLVGMVGCLYAPLGTIALWAVILGIGQGGAFAVALTLIVLRSPDSRTASHLSGMSQSVGYTLASAGPFLVGLLHGWSGDWHASTLLFVAIAVLAGVFGFLAGRPRQLRV
- a CDS encoding IS6 family transposase, which gives rise to MTTRPDAMYAGYRFPAEVISYAVYLHFRFPLSLWMVEEMVGLRGLTISHETVRQWGLKFGREIATRIRQRRLARGDTWHLDEVVISVAGKKHDLWRALDQDGFVLDVLVQSRRDTKAAKRLLGKLLKRQGRAPRVLITDKLKCYAASKKALKLRSEHRQHKGLNSRAETSHQPTRRRERQMKRFKSPRQVQRFLSIHDPINNLVHLRRYRRPAAEYRTARAQAFAASAEVACVPLAA